Proteins encoded within one genomic window of Microtus ochrogaster isolate Prairie Vole_2 linkage group LG4, MicOch1.0, whole genome shotgun sequence:
- the Prss56 gene encoding serine protease 56 isoform X2, which yields MRLSPGTLQVLSAQGTQALQAAQRSAQWAVKRVLMEIQHRLHECQGLGHPRLQTSLLQDPPELGPCGERRQGVANVTRAHGRIVGGNTAPFGSWPWLVRLQFRGQPLCGGVLVAASWVLTAAHCFAGASNELLWTVTLAEGPQGEQAEEVQVNRILPHPKFDPQTFHNDLALVQLWTPVSPEGPARPICLPQGSREPPAGTPCAIAGWGALFEDGPESEAVREARVPLLSADTCQKALGPGLRPSTMLCAGYLAGGIDSCQGDSGGPLTCSEPGPHPREVLFGVTSWGDGCGEPGKPGVYTRVAVFKDWLQEQMSAAPSTREPSCRELLTWDPSEEVPAPDVAGLCAFYARLCPGSERSCARLALQQCLQRRRRCELRSLAHTLLGLLQGAQELLGPRPGLRRGVPAPAPSLRAPPGHNVREQRLHSGSRVAGTWFQKPKPERRAETKGCPGLESLQQKLAAIQRAHAWILQIPAEHLAMNFDEVLADLGSKTLTGLFRAWVRAGLGDQHVVFSGLVGLEPSTLAHSLPRLLVQALKAFRSAFQAEESARDPGLV from the exons ATGCGCCTGTCCCCCGGCACCCTGCAAG TTTTGTCCGCCCAGGGGACTCAAGCACTGCAAGCTGCCCAGAGGAGCGCCCAGTGGGCCGTAAAGCGCGTGTTGATGGAGATCCAGCACAGACTGCATGAATGCCAAG GACTTGGGCACCCCAGACTTCAAACCTCCCTCCTCCAGGACCCACCCGAGTTAG GACCTTGTGGCGAAAGGCGCCAGGGCGTGGCCAACGTGACCCGGGCTCATGGCCGTATAGTCGGGGGCAACACAGCTCCATTCGGGTCTTGGCCTTGGCTCGTGAGGCTACAATTTAGGGGACAGCCACTATGTGGCGGCGTCCTGGTGGCTGCGTCCTGGGTGCTCACGGCTGCACACTGCTTCGCCGG TGCCTCGAATGAGCTGCTTTGGACTGTGACACTAGCTGAGGGCCCCCAGGGGGAGCAAGCGGAGGAAGTGCAGGTGAACCGCATCTTGCCCCACCCTAAG TTTGACCCGCAGACCTTTCACAATGACCTGGCTTTGGTACAGCTGTGGACGCCAGTGAGCCCAGAGGGGCCAGCGCGCCCCATATGTCTACCCCAGGGCTCTAGGGAGCCTCCTGCCGGCACCCCATGCGCCATTGCAGGCTGGGGAGCCCTCTTCGAAG ATGGGCCCGAGTCTGAGGCGGTGAGGGAGGCCCGTGTTCCGCTGCTCAGTGCAGACACGTGTCAAAAGGCCCTGGGACCTGGGTTGCGTCCCAGCACCATGCTCTGCGCTGGTTACCTGGCCGGGGGCATCGACTCATGCCAG GGTGACTCCGGAGGCCCTTTAACCTGTTCCGAACCCGGCCCGCACCCCAGAGAGGTCCTCTTTGGAGTCACCTCTTGGGGGGATGGCTGTGGGGAGCCTGGGAAGCCTGGGGTCTACACCCGTGTGGCCGTGTTCAAAGACTGGCTGCAGGAGCAGATGAGTG CGGCCCCCTCCACTCGCGAGCCTAGCTGCCGAGAACTTCTAACTTGGGACCCCTCGGAGGAGGTGCCAGCCCCGGACGTAGCAGGGCTCTGTGCCTTCTACGCGCGCCTGTGCCCGGGATCCGAGCGCTCCTGTGCGCGCCTAGCTCTCCAGCAGTGTCTGCAACGCCGACGGCGGTGCG AGCTGCGGTCGCTGGCTCACACACTGCTCGGCCTGCTGCAGGGCGCGCAAGAGTTGCTCGGCCCTCGGCCGGGGCTGCGACGTGGAGTTCCCGCACCTGCACCGTCGCTCCGGGCCCCTCCTGGCCACAATGTTCGTGAACAGCGGTTACACTCAG GATCGCGAGTTGCAGGGACGTGGTTCCAGAAGCCAAAGCCAGAGCGGCGCGCGGAAACAAAGG GCTGCCCTGGGCTAGAGTCTCTGCAACAGAAGTTGGCGGCCATTCAGCGAGCACATGCCTGGATCCTACAGATCCCAGCTGAGCACTTGGCCATGAACTTTGACGAG GTGCTGGCCGATCTTGGCTCCAAGACTCTGACAGGGCTCTTCAGAGCTTGGGTGAGGGCCGGCTTGGGGGACCAGCATGTGGTCTTCAGTGGGCTGGTGGGCTTGGAGCCTTCTACACTGGCTCACAGTCTCCCACGGTTGCTAGTGCAGGCCCTGAAGGCCTTCCGCTCAGCTTTCCAGGCAGAGGAGAGCGCCAGGGACCCTGGATTGGTGTGA
- the Prss56 gene encoding serine protease 56 isoform X1 translates to MLLAVLLLLLLLSPDSQTARGHPLYMRLSPGTLQVLSAQGTQALQAAQRSAQWAVKRVLMEIQHRLHECQGLGHPRLQTSLLQDPPELGPCGERRQGVANVTRAHGRIVGGNTAPFGSWPWLVRLQFRGQPLCGGVLVAASWVLTAAHCFAGASNELLWTVTLAEGPQGEQAEEVQVNRILPHPKFDPQTFHNDLALVQLWTPVSPEGPARPICLPQGSREPPAGTPCAIAGWGALFEDGPESEAVREARVPLLSADTCQKALGPGLRPSTMLCAGYLAGGIDSCQGDSGGPLTCSEPGPHPREVLFGVTSWGDGCGEPGKPGVYTRVAVFKDWLQEQMTAPSTREPSCRELLTWDPSEEVPAPDVAGLCAFYARLCPGSERSCARLALQQCLQRRRRCELRSLAHTLLGLLQGAQELLGPRPGLRRGVPAPAPSLRAPPGHNVREQRLHSGSRVAGTWFQKPKPERRAETKGCPGLESLQQKLAAIQRAHAWILQIPAEHLAMNFDEVLADLGSKTLTGLFRAWVRAGLGDQHVVFSGLVGLEPSTLAHSLPRLLVQALKAFRSAFQAEESARDPGLV, encoded by the exons ATGCTGCTGGCTgtgttgcttctgctgctgctactgTCCCCAGACTCCCAGACTGCCCGCGGGCATCCGCTGTACATGCGCCTGTCCCCCGGCACCCTGCAAG TTTTGTCCGCCCAGGGGACTCAAGCACTGCAAGCTGCCCAGAGGAGCGCCCAGTGGGCCGTAAAGCGCGTGTTGATGGAGATCCAGCACAGACTGCATGAATGCCAAG GACTTGGGCACCCCAGACTTCAAACCTCCCTCCTCCAGGACCCACCCGAGTTAG GACCTTGTGGCGAAAGGCGCCAGGGCGTGGCCAACGTGACCCGGGCTCATGGCCGTATAGTCGGGGGCAACACAGCTCCATTCGGGTCTTGGCCTTGGCTCGTGAGGCTACAATTTAGGGGACAGCCACTATGTGGCGGCGTCCTGGTGGCTGCGTCCTGGGTGCTCACGGCTGCACACTGCTTCGCCGG TGCCTCGAATGAGCTGCTTTGGACTGTGACACTAGCTGAGGGCCCCCAGGGGGAGCAAGCGGAGGAAGTGCAGGTGAACCGCATCTTGCCCCACCCTAAG TTTGACCCGCAGACCTTTCACAATGACCTGGCTTTGGTACAGCTGTGGACGCCAGTGAGCCCAGAGGGGCCAGCGCGCCCCATATGTCTACCCCAGGGCTCTAGGGAGCCTCCTGCCGGCACCCCATGCGCCATTGCAGGCTGGGGAGCCCTCTTCGAAG ATGGGCCCGAGTCTGAGGCGGTGAGGGAGGCCCGTGTTCCGCTGCTCAGTGCAGACACGTGTCAAAAGGCCCTGGGACCTGGGTTGCGTCCCAGCACCATGCTCTGCGCTGGTTACCTGGCCGGGGGCATCGACTCATGCCAG GGTGACTCCGGAGGCCCTTTAACCTGTTCCGAACCCGGCCCGCACCCCAGAGAGGTCCTCTTTGGAGTCACCTCTTGGGGGGATGGCTGTGGGGAGCCTGGGAAGCCTGGGGTCTACACCCGTGTGGCCGTGTTCAAAGACTGGCTGCAGGAGCAGATGA CGGCCCCCTCCACTCGCGAGCCTAGCTGCCGAGAACTTCTAACTTGGGACCCCTCGGAGGAGGTGCCAGCCCCGGACGTAGCAGGGCTCTGTGCCTTCTACGCGCGCCTGTGCCCGGGATCCGAGCGCTCCTGTGCGCGCCTAGCTCTCCAGCAGTGTCTGCAACGCCGACGGCGGTGCG AGCTGCGGTCGCTGGCTCACACACTGCTCGGCCTGCTGCAGGGCGCGCAAGAGTTGCTCGGCCCTCGGCCGGGGCTGCGACGTGGAGTTCCCGCACCTGCACCGTCGCTCCGGGCCCCTCCTGGCCACAATGTTCGTGAACAGCGGTTACACTCAG GATCGCGAGTTGCAGGGACGTGGTTCCAGAAGCCAAAGCCAGAGCGGCGCGCGGAAACAAAGG GCTGCCCTGGGCTAGAGTCTCTGCAACAGAAGTTGGCGGCCATTCAGCGAGCACATGCCTGGATCCTACAGATCCCAGCTGAGCACTTGGCCATGAACTTTGACGAG GTGCTGGCCGATCTTGGCTCCAAGACTCTGACAGGGCTCTTCAGAGCTTGGGTGAGGGCCGGCTTGGGGGACCAGCATGTGGTCTTCAGTGGGCTGGTGGGCTTGGAGCCTTCTACACTGGCTCACAGTCTCCCACGGTTGCTAGTGCAGGCCCTGAAGGCCTTCCGCTCAGCTTTCCAGGCAGAGGAGAGCGCCAGGGACCCTGGATTGGTGTGA